A window of Mucilaginibacter paludis DSM 18603 contains these coding sequences:
- a CDS encoding type II toxin-antitoxin system HipA family toxin, whose product MADKIDVWVYAHWRGMSAPKLIGILSAHQAKGKKAFSFSYDKEWITTKEQLLLDPDIAWFGGHQYPTGKENFGIFMDSMPDTWGRTLMRRRAAIFAQEQGKKSPVLYDIDFLLGVHDMSRMGALRFKTAPEGDFLDNDPIFPTPPWSSIRELQYGASLIESNENANEVKKWLAMLMAPGSSLGGARPKANILDEQGHPWIAKFPSKNDTIDKGAWEYLAYQLAVNAGIAMAESKIEKVAGKYHTFFTKRFDRQGHERIHFASAMTMTGKNEDLIRDEAPSYLDIVEFIQFSGATVVEDLHQIWRRMIFNIFISNTDDHLRNHGFILKEEGWRLSPAFDINPSVDKNGLALNIDMDNNALNIDLAKSVGQYFRLGVKEMNIIIDEVQTSVSTWERLANEIGITRSEQMLMRRAFML is encoded by the coding sequence ATGGCAGATAAGATAGATGTATGGGTGTACGCACATTGGAGAGGAATGAGCGCTCCCAAGCTTATTGGAATATTATCTGCACATCAGGCTAAGGGCAAGAAGGCATTTAGCTTTTCTTACGATAAGGAGTGGATTACAACAAAGGAGCAACTGTTGCTTGATCCGGACATTGCCTGGTTTGGTGGACACCAATATCCAACCGGAAAAGAAAATTTTGGCATATTTATGGACTCAATGCCAGATACCTGGGGTAGAACGTTGATGAGGCGCCGTGCTGCTATTTTTGCCCAGGAGCAAGGCAAGAAATCGCCTGTTTTATACGATATAGATTTTTTATTGGGTGTTCACGATATGAGCCGGATGGGAGCATTACGCTTTAAAACAGCACCTGAAGGAGATTTTTTGGACAATGACCCAATATTTCCAACTCCACCATGGTCGAGTATCAGGGAACTTCAATACGGGGCATCGCTAATAGAATCAAATGAAAACGCCAACGAGGTAAAGAAATGGCTGGCGATGCTTATGGCTCCAGGGTCTTCATTGGGGGGCGCAAGGCCTAAAGCCAATATACTTGACGAACAGGGACACCCCTGGATTGCCAAATTCCCTTCGAAAAATGACACGATTGATAAGGGGGCATGGGAATATCTTGCATACCAACTGGCTGTTAATGCCGGTATTGCTATGGCAGAATCCAAAATAGAAAAGGTGGCAGGAAAGTATCATACCTTTTTCACCAAGCGGTTTGACAGACAGGGCCATGAGCGCATTCATTTTGCTTCAGCTATGACTATGACCGGGAAAAATGAAGATCTGATACGCGACGAAGCACCTTCATACCTGGATATCGTCGAGTTTATCCAATTCTCTGGTGCCACAGTGGTAGAAGACCTGCACCAGATTTGGCGCAGGATGATTTTCAATATATTCATTTCCAATACTGACGATCATCTTCGTAATCACGGTTTTATATTAAAAGAAGAGGGATGGCGTTTATCACCTGCTTTTGATATCAATCCATCTGTTGACAAAAATGGATTGGCATTAAATATTGATATGGATAATAATGCATTGAATATAGATCTTGCAAAAAGCGTAGGACAATATTTTCGCCTTGGCGTAAAAGAAATGAATATTATTATTGATGAAGTGCAAACGTCAGTATCAACCTGGGAGCGGCTGGCAAATGAAATAGGTATCACGCGTAGCGAACAGATGCTGATGCGTAGGGCATTTATGTTATAA
- a CDS encoding helix-turn-helix domain-containing protein, whose product MQTKKQTLLPKFQKLLEQLGENIKLARKRRRLTTIQVSERAGIDRTTLYYIEKGNPSVSLGAYFNVLRVLGLQDDFLKLAADDEFGKRLQDLKLLGKANGR is encoded by the coding sequence GTGCAAACAAAAAAACAAACTTTGCTTCCAAAATTCCAAAAATTACTGGAACAGTTGGGCGAAAATATTAAACTCGCGCGGAAGCGTAGACGCTTGACTACCATTCAGGTATCTGAACGGGCAGGCATTGACCGTACTACGCTATATTATATCGAAAAAGGAAATCCCAGTGTTTCACTTGGTGCTTATTTTAATGTATTAAGGGTATTAGGATTACAGGATGATTTTTTAAAACTGGCTGCCGACGACGAGTTTGGAAAAAGGTTGCAGGATTTGAAATTATTAGGCAAAGCCAATGGCAGATAA